In the genome of Pseudomonas bubulae, one region contains:
- a CDS encoding RNA polymerase sigma factor, which translates to MPSPSPSSLLASFQEHYDDLLSFLTRRLRDRHRAADVAQETWIKLAKIDPEAVTVLNDRHFIFKVAGNLAIDALRVDQRQTRNLSGEPPSLQIADPGLPPEGLLLATERIGILDEALQQLSPNARQALLLSRIDGMTQAQIAVELGVSPSMVAKYIGQALRHCRDWLKDNHA; encoded by the coding sequence ATGCCCTCGCCTTCACCCTCCAGCCTGCTGGCCAGTTTTCAGGAGCACTACGACGATCTGTTGTCGTTCCTGACCCGGCGCCTGCGTGACCGGCATCGGGCAGCGGATGTGGCGCAGGAAACCTGGATCAAGCTGGCAAAAATCGACCCCGAGGCGGTCACGGTACTTAATGACCGGCACTTTATTTTCAAGGTGGCGGGCAACCTGGCCATCGATGCCTTGCGCGTGGATCAGCGCCAGACACGCAACCTGAGCGGCGAACCGCCTTCACTGCAAATCGCTGATCCGGGGCTGCCGCCCGAAGGTCTGCTGCTGGCCACCGAGCGCATCGGCATTCTGGATGAGGCGCTGCAACAACTGTCGCCCAATGCCCGCCAGGCGTTACTGCTGAGTCGCATCGACGGCATGACCCAAGCCCAGATCGCCGTCGAACTGGGCGTGTCGCCAAGTATGGTGGCAAAATACATTGGCCAGGCCTTGCGCCACTGCCGTGACTGGCTAAAAGACAACCATGCCTGA
- a CDS encoding YdgA family protein, whose product MNKPLGVLVGIVVVAGALNTAGAWYTGSKIEGVLQTSIEQTNQELAKQLQGTTTHGTIELVSIERNLYSSTAHYRLKIQDDKAGPDAKPVELLFVDNIEHGPLPWSRIKTFKWMPVMAVSNYSLEKTPFTEKWFAATKDQAPLKGQVTLGYDRSVDGHMELMALETQLDEHSTFSFSGMTMQAQTDADGQNLKAKGYMDHLKLNAITIENPPVTVELNGLTLASDLKKTDFGFYLGQNVMALSEGQLTYGVKQSVIKLKNFEYTDSASANGNLMSGRLAYNVGDITLDGKPVGSAQMVLTASSLDIPAMQALLQIYQNKFQPQADGTLPQTPLTPAEQVQMQLQVEKILAAKPQLALEKFTIKTANGESQLNVVMGLAKPTSFEQPPVDVTKQMLTALDAKLLLSKPMIADLSAVQAQLVGQTDPQAIAKMASMNSEMAGVMAVQTGLAKVEGNNILASLNYADGQVDLNGQKMSLEDFITAMSTRFGGVASQ is encoded by the coding sequence ATGAATAAACCATTAGGTGTGCTGGTAGGGATCGTTGTTGTCGCCGGGGCGCTGAATACCGCTGGCGCGTGGTATACCGGCAGCAAAATCGAGGGTGTGTTGCAGACCTCGATCGAGCAGACCAACCAGGAGCTGGCCAAGCAACTGCAAGGCACCACCACTCACGGCACTATTGAGCTGGTTTCCATTGAGCGCAACCTCTACAGCAGCACCGCGCACTATCGCCTGAAGATCCAGGACGACAAGGCGGGCCCGGATGCGAAGCCGGTGGAATTGCTGTTTGTCGATAATATCGAGCATGGTCCATTGCCGTGGTCGCGTATCAAGACGTTCAAGTGGATGCCAGTGATGGCGGTCAGCAATTACTCGCTGGAAAAAACCCCATTTACCGAAAAGTGGTTTGCCGCAACCAAGGATCAGGCTCCGCTCAAAGGTCAGGTCACCCTGGGTTACGACCGCTCGGTTGACGGTCATATGGAGCTGATGGCACTGGAGACCCAGCTGGACGAGCACTCCACCTTCAGCTTCTCGGGCATGACCATGCAAGCCCAGACCGATGCTGATGGCCAGAACCTCAAGGCCAAAGGCTATATGGACCACCTCAAGCTCAATGCGATCACGATTGAGAACCCGCCGGTAACGGTCGAGCTCAACGGCCTGACCCTGGCCAGTGACCTGAAGAAGACCGACTTTGGCTTCTATCTTGGGCAGAACGTGATGGCGCTGAGCGAAGGTCAGCTGACTTATGGCGTCAAGCAATCGGTGATCAAACTCAAGAACTTCGAGTACACGGATTCTGCTTCCGCCAATGGCAACCTGATGTCCGGGCGTCTGGCCTATAACGTCGGTGATATCACCCTGGATGGCAAGCCGGTGGGCAGTGCGCAAATGGTACTGACTGCCAGCAGCCTGGATATCCCGGCCATGCAGGCGCTGCTGCAGATTTATCAGAACAAGTTCCAGCCTCAGGCCGACGGTACCCTGCCGCAAACCCCGCTGACCCCGGCGGAGCAAGTGCAGATGCAGCTTCAGGTTGAAAAAATTCTGGCTGCCAAACCGCAACTGGCGTTGGAGAAATTCACGATCAAGACCGCCAATGGTGAAAGCCAGCTCAACGTTGTCATGGGGCTGGCCAAGCCGACCTCATTTGAGCAGCCGCCAGTTGACGTTACCAAGCAGATGCTGACCGCGCTGGATGCCAAGCTGTTGCTGTCCAAGCCGATGATTGCTGATTTGTCAGCGGTGCAGGCACAGTTGGTTGGCCAGACCGATCCGCAAGCCATTGCCAAGATGGCCAGCATGAACAGCGAGATGGCAGGCGTGATGGCGGTGCAAACCGGGCTGGCCAAAGTGGAGGGCAACAACATCCTGGCTTCGCTCAATTACGCTGATGGCCAGGTGGATCTCAATGGCCAGAAAATGAGCCTTGAAGACTTCATCACTGCGATGAGTACCCGCTTTGGTGGTGTGGCCAGCCAGTAA
- a CDS encoding TonB-dependent receptor translates to MVEHVKKPRGAHLNEQRLRQVFVATALLASLGGPLQASAQTATAATPGTSQHTRQVSVDVRAQDLDQALTQFADQADLHLLFTSAEVAGLHSQALRGEMSVEQALQSLLKDSGLVWQFSDARTVILGKPQAPAQSLQLKALEVSVGARTSTSISEIPGTVWVVDQVQLQEQLDTGVTLKEAIGKLVPGLDLAPEGRSNYGQNMRGRNVLVMIDGVSQNSSRELSRQFDSISPFNVERIEVLSGASALYGGGATGGIINIVTKKGTPGPAQFETELSATSGFNNSDDLSSRISQSVSGGTDRVYGRLGISGEQNEAFYDGKGDQVFIDNTQTDLQYNRTLDLMGSLAIKLDDVQDLDLLAQYYDSGNNGSVGIYFPNLHDKAPSNLEDAEIRSGYDTDLEPRSKRLLFNANYHHADLLGLDFYLQGSYRKEDNNFYPFPYYNAGKPQGSKGVYFAASQQNFEVTSLKALFAKQWDSLKLTYGVDLDRERFNAEQSVFDSAISSESGGLDLVTQSKSPRYPSYRVDGHSAYAQLDWKLTDALTLSGGARRQQMDVDVGVFKGIAGGSNDYAVNLFNLGAIYDFKNGHQTWVNYSEGFDLPDPAKYYGKAGLSVKDNPLAGIKSRQVETGWRFADVDWDAQAAIYYIWSDKVITTDAATLTIDVTDKKSRDFGFEGALTRHFNNGWDAGGTLHLVRSEEEDAQGDWMKRDARYASLSKSTAFVGWHGDGRNVRLQGNHAFTLKDDSDHKISGYTTFDLMGSQETEFGTFSAGIQNLLDKEYSTVWGQRAALFYSPTYGPEYLYDYQGRGRTYTMTWSLAY, encoded by the coding sequence ATGGTCGAGCACGTCAAGAAGCCGCGTGGCGCACACCTGAACGAACAGCGACTGCGCCAGGTATTCGTAGCCACAGCCTTGCTGGCCAGCCTGGGAGGCCCGCTGCAAGCCAGTGCCCAGACCGCAACTGCGGCCACGCCCGGCACGTCCCAGCACACCCGCCAGGTCAGCGTGGACGTCAGGGCCCAGGACCTCGATCAGGCGCTCACCCAGTTTGCCGATCAAGCCGATTTGCACCTGCTGTTTACCTCAGCCGAAGTCGCCGGCTTGCACAGCCAGGCGCTGCGGGGGGAGATGAGTGTTGAACAGGCCCTGCAATCGCTACTCAAAGACAGCGGTCTGGTCTGGCAATTCAGCGATGCCCGCACCGTCATCTTGGGTAAACCTCAAGCCCCCGCTCAGAGCCTGCAACTCAAGGCCCTGGAAGTCAGCGTCGGCGCCCGTACCAGCACCTCCATCAGTGAAATCCCGGGCACCGTGTGGGTGGTCGACCAGGTGCAGTTGCAGGAGCAACTGGACACTGGTGTCACCCTCAAGGAAGCCATCGGCAAACTGGTGCCGGGGCTCGACCTGGCGCCCGAAGGGCGCAGCAACTACGGCCAGAACATGCGCGGGCGCAACGTGCTGGTGATGATCGACGGCGTCAGCCAGAACAGCTCGCGAGAGCTGTCGCGCCAGTTCGACAGCATCTCGCCGTTCAACGTAGAGCGGATCGAAGTGCTGTCCGGCGCCAGCGCGCTGTACGGTGGTGGCGCCACAGGCGGGATCATCAATATCGTGACCAAAAAGGGCACCCCCGGCCCCGCGCAATTCGAAACAGAGCTGTCCGCCACCAGCGGTTTCAACAACAGCGACGACCTCTCCAGCCGCATTTCACAATCCGTCAGCGGGGGCACTGATCGGGTCTATGGCCGCCTGGGGATTTCCGGTGAACAGAACGAAGCCTTTTACGATGGTAAAGGCGATCAGGTATTTATCGACAACACCCAGACCGACCTGCAATACAACCGCACCCTGGACCTGATGGGCAGCCTGGCAATCAAGCTCGATGACGTACAGGACCTGGACTTGCTGGCCCAGTACTATGATTCGGGGAACAACGGCAGCGTCGGGATTTACTTCCCCAACCTGCACGACAAAGCACCGTCCAATCTCGAAGACGCCGAAATCCGCAGCGGCTACGACACCGACCTGGAGCCGCGTTCCAAGCGCCTGCTGTTCAACGCCAACTATCACCACGCCGACCTGCTGGGCCTGGACTTCTACTTGCAGGGCTCGTACCGCAAGGAAGACAACAATTTCTATCCGTTCCCGTACTACAACGCCGGTAAACCGCAGGGTTCCAAGGGCGTGTACTTCGCCGCTTCGCAGCAGAACTTCGAAGTCACCAGCCTCAAGGCGCTGTTTGCCAAACAATGGGACAGCCTGAAGCTGACCTATGGCGTAGACCTCGACCGCGAGCGCTTCAATGCCGAACAAAGCGTGTTCGATTCGGCTATCTCTTCCGAAAGCGGCGGCCTGGACCTGGTCACCCAAAGCAAGTCCCCGCGCTACCCAAGTTACCGGGTTGATGGGCATTCGGCCTACGCCCAGCTTGACTGGAAACTTACCGATGCCCTGACCCTGTCTGGCGGCGCGCGGCGCCAGCAAATGGACGTCGATGTCGGTGTGTTCAAGGGCATTGCCGGTGGCAGCAACGACTACGCGGTCAACCTGTTCAACCTGGGCGCCATTTATGACTTCAAGAATGGCCATCAAACCTGGGTCAACTACAGCGAAGGCTTTGATTTGCCGGACCCGGCCAAGTACTACGGCAAGGCGGGGCTGAGCGTCAAAGACAACCCGTTGGCCGGGATCAAGAGCCGTCAGGTCGAAACCGGCTGGCGCTTTGCCGATGTGGATTGGGACGCGCAGGCGGCGATCTATTACATCTGGTCTGACAAGGTCATCACCACGGACGCTGCCACGCTGACGATTGATGTAACCGACAAGAAGAGCCGTGATTTTGGCTTTGAAGGCGCGCTGACCCGTCACTTCAATAACGGTTGGGACGCAGGCGGCACCTTGCATCTGGTACGTTCAGAGGAAGAGGACGCGCAAGGCGACTGGATGAAGCGTGACGCCCGGTATGCGTCATTGTCCAAATCCACCGCGTTTGTTGGCTGGCACGGTGATGGGCGCAATGTGCGCTTGCAGGGTAACCATGCCTTTACGCTTAAAGACGATTCCGACCACAAGATCAGCGGTTACACCACGTTCGACTTGATGGGCAGCCAGGAGACTGAATTCGGCACGTTCAGCGCCGGCATCCAGAACCTGCTGGACAAGGAGTACAGCACGGTCTGGGGCCAGCGTGCGGCGCTGTTCTACTCGCCGACCTACGGCCCGGAGTATCTGTATGACTATCAGGGCCGTGGCCGCACATACACCATGACCTGGTCATTGGCTTATTGA
- a CDS encoding NADH:ubiquinone oxidoreductase subunit N, with translation MKNPYAPGFWCAVAAVVLLSATYFYGIMLAHQIDKAMIFLDSASALIAVLAIVVVACASVQTRQIKKRQINQGQTRVLIWDTKVALRRVETVFDRYFWGSYWQPGRTFQEFMGELTGTPLEKSLEALKTQCLKLDKALPSEERQWLDTARELSNVAAAMARERYQLDYSDVSFNSVGETCIDHDLEVLVYTWSASLKSFDHQLDEIDQRYAQPA, from the coding sequence ATGAAAAACCCTTATGCTCCCGGCTTCTGGTGTGCAGTGGCAGCCGTGGTGCTGCTTTCGGCGACCTACTTCTACGGCATCATGCTGGCGCACCAGATCGACAAGGCAATGATCTTTCTCGATAGCGCGAGTGCGTTGATTGCCGTTCTGGCCATAGTGGTGGTGGCCTGCGCCTCGGTGCAAACCCGGCAGATCAAAAAACGCCAGATCAACCAGGGCCAGACCCGCGTCCTGATCTGGGACACCAAGGTTGCCCTGCGGCGGGTAGAGACGGTATTTGACCGCTATTTCTGGGGCAGTTACTGGCAACCGGGCCGGACCTTCCAGGAGTTTATGGGCGAACTTACCGGCACCCCGCTGGAAAAAAGCCTCGAAGCCCTCAAGACCCAATGCCTGAAACTCGACAAGGCCCTGCCATCCGAAGAGCGCCAATGGCTCGACACTGCGCGTGAGCTCTCGAATGTCGCGGCAGCGATGGCGCGTGAGCGTTATCAGCTGGATTACTCGGACGTTTCTTTTAATTCTGTAGGAGAAACATGCATCGACCATGATCTGGAAGTGCTGGTGTACACCTGGAGTGCCAGTCTCAAGAGTTTCGACCACCAGCTCGACGAAATTGACCAGCGTTACGCCCAACCTGCATAA
- a CDS encoding FecR family protein, which produces MPERAVMPSTPSPDDLDDQAIDWQTLLHSGEASARQRLDYQRWQQLSPAHKTAAQEAEALWADIGLTESAEQHRARPRRRAYRWANGLAAGLVLAVLGYGATDYVPSWSDTHHTGVGQRQQWLLSDGTRVTLNSATALSVDFTGNQRSVILRKGEALFELADDPSRPFIVQAGQDRVAAKNGAFSVRRDAVQTRVLVASGAVQVQHQTQTLELQPNQQALYQPGQAVAERQQVDANALTAWHRGKLIFNRKPLQDVLAELERYQYGRIVLPDATLGAMQISGVFDLNDPQNLLHTLEQRYGLNITYLPFVAWVH; this is translated from the coding sequence ATGCCTGAGCGTGCCGTGATGCCTTCAACGCCCTCCCCTGACGATCTCGACGATCAGGCCATCGACTGGCAGACCCTGCTGCACTCGGGCGAAGCCAGCGCACGCCAGCGCCTGGACTATCAGCGCTGGCAACAGTTGAGCCCGGCGCACAAAACCGCGGCCCAAGAGGCCGAAGCGCTATGGGCGGATATCGGTCTGACCGAAAGCGCCGAGCAACATCGCGCAAGACCGCGCCGCCGGGCTTATCGCTGGGCCAACGGGCTGGCGGCGGGGTTGGTACTGGCCGTACTCGGGTATGGCGCTACGGACTATGTACCAAGCTGGTCCGACACTCATCACACCGGGGTCGGTCAGCGCCAGCAATGGCTGTTGAGCGATGGCACGCGTGTCACGTTGAACAGCGCCACGGCGTTGTCGGTCGACTTCACGGGCAATCAACGTAGCGTCATCTTGCGCAAGGGCGAAGCCCTGTTCGAGTTGGCCGATGACCCGTCGCGCCCCTTTATCGTCCAGGCCGGGCAAGACCGGGTGGCGGCTAAAAACGGGGCCTTCAGCGTGCGCCGCGATGCAGTTCAGACCCGTGTACTGGTCGCCTCGGGCGCGGTGCAAGTGCAGCACCAGACGCAAACCCTGGAGCTGCAACCCAACCAGCAGGCACTGTATCAACCAGGCCAGGCTGTCGCCGAGCGCCAGCAGGTTGATGCCAATGCCCTCACCGCCTGGCACCGCGGCAAGCTGATCTTCAACCGCAAACCCCTGCAGGACGTACTCGCCGAACTGGAGCGCTATCAATACGGCCGTATCGTGCTGCCCGATGCAACACTCGGCGCCATGCAGATCAGCGGCGTGTTCGACCTCAACGATCCACAGAACCTGCTGCATACCCTGGAACAGCGTTACGGCCTCAACATCACCTACCTGCCCTTTGTGGCGTGGGTGCACTGA
- the gabD gene encoding NADP-dependent succinate-semialdehyde dehydrogenase, translating to MQLKDAQLFRQQAYIDGAWVDADGGQTIKVNNPATGEIIGTVPKMGAVETRRAIEAADKALPAWRALTAKERATKLRRWFELLIENQDDLGRLMTLEQGKPLAEAKGEIVYAASFIEWFAEEAKRIYGDVIPGHQPDKRLIVIKQPIGVTAAITPWNFPAAMITRKAGPALAAGCTMVIKPASQTPFSALALVELAHRAGIPKGVLSVVTGSAGDIGGELTSNPIVRKLSFTGSTEIGRQLMAECAKDIKKVSLELGGNAPFIVFDDADLDKAVEGAIISKYRNNGQTCVCANRLYIQDSVYDAFAEKLKVAVAKLKIGNGLNEGTTTGPLIDDKAVAKVKEHIADALSKGATLLTGGNSLEGSFFEPTILVNVPKNAAVAKEETFGPLAPLFRFKDEAEVIAMANDTEFGLASYFYARDLSRVFRVAEALEYGMVGVNTGLISNEVAPFGGIKASGLGREGSKYGIEDYLEIKYLCLGI from the coding sequence ATGCAGCTCAAAGACGCACAGTTGTTCCGCCAGCAAGCCTATATCGATGGTGCCTGGGTTGATGCGGACGGTGGCCAGACCATCAAGGTCAACAACCCGGCTACCGGTGAAATCATCGGCACAGTGCCAAAGATGGGCGCGGTTGAAACCCGTCGTGCCATTGAAGCCGCAGACAAAGCGTTGCCAGCCTGGCGTGCCCTGACCGCCAAAGAGCGTGCAACCAAGCTGCGTCGCTGGTTTGAGCTGCTGATCGAAAACCAGGACGACCTCGGCCGCCTGATGACCCTGGAGCAGGGCAAGCCACTGGCCGAAGCCAAGGGCGAAATCGTTTACGCTGCTTCGTTTATCGAGTGGTTTGCTGAAGAAGCCAAGCGTATTTATGGCGACGTGATCCCGGGCCACCAGCCGGACAAACGTCTGATCGTGATCAAACAACCGATCGGCGTGACCGCTGCTATTACCCCGTGGAACTTCCCGGCAGCCATGATCACCCGTAAAGCCGGCCCGGCCCTGGCCGCCGGTTGCACCATGGTGATCAAGCCAGCTTCGCAAACCCCGTTCTCGGCCCTGGCCCTGGTTGAGCTGGCACACCGTGCCGGCATCCCTAAAGGCGTGTTGAGCGTTGTAACCGGCAGTGCCGGCGATATCGGTGGCGAGCTGACCAGCAACCCGATCGTGCGCAAGCTGTCCTTCACCGGCTCGACCGAAATCGGTCGCCAGTTGATGGCCGAATGCGCCAAGGACATCAAGAAAGTGTCGCTGGAGCTGGGCGGCAACGCACCTTTTATCGTGTTCGACGATGCGGACCTGGATAAAGCCGTAGAAGGCGCGATCATCTCCAAATACCGCAACAACGGTCAGACCTGCGTATGTGCCAACCGCCTGTACATTCAGGACTCGGTCTACGACGCATTCGCAGAAAAACTGAAAGTAGCGGTGGCCAAGCTCAAGATCGGCAATGGTCTGAACGAAGGCACCACCACAGGCCCCCTGATCGATGACAAGGCCGTGGCCAAGGTCAAGGAGCACATCGCTGACGCACTGAGCAAGGGCGCGACCCTGCTGACCGGCGGCAACAGCCTGGAAGGCAGCTTCTTCGAGCCGACCATTTTGGTGAACGTGCCGAAAAACGCCGCTGTGGCGAAGGAAGAAACCTTCGGCCCGCTGGCGCCGCTGTTCCGTTTCAAGGACGAAGCTGAAGTGATCGCGATGGCCAACGATACGGAGTTCGGCCTGGCGTCGTACTTCTATGCCCGCGACCTGAGCCGTGTATTCCGTGTGGCTGAAGCCCTGGAGTACGGCATGGTGGGCGTCAACACTGGCCTGATCTCCAACGAAGTCGCGCCGTTTGGCGGGATCAAGGCTTCTGGCCTGGGCCGTGAAGGCTCCAAGTACGGCATCGAAGACTACCTGGAAATCAAATATCTCTGCCTGGGCATCTAA
- a CDS encoding HDOD domain-containing protein — MTVVDLMAAPTVLIAEADPWTRDLLKQVVLTVRCDAQLDVCGDGQQALAQLGRKTYGLVIADRELPGVGGLDLLRTVRQRRAVAAQPFILLSARNDSASVREALPLAPTAYLTTPLDIAGLTRRLKSLLLSAGQEISCDVPALAPGMTLKRFLEQRRASSDGAPLRVDAQSALKGSLTPEGVDLARLEQQVRTDPQITAVLIAAANSAAQHLVSPAQTLAQAMQRLGPAQSVNLVQGLTLKYSAQLSDPCLADYAERYWALSQRAADYGRTLAGMLNLDQERCFCAGLLHCLGDLALVRCLQEWRQAGGELDTQAIDASLAEFGAAYGSALRTRWRLPLELRELIAAMYHLGGGVYSREALVMNLAAQVANLESEEGIAEVAGGKTARLLRVGMSQLSQLIKSPSPSPGGRGD, encoded by the coding sequence ATGACGGTTGTAGATTTAATGGCAGCACCCACTGTATTGATTGCCGAGGCCGATCCCTGGACTCGGGATTTGCTCAAGCAAGTGGTGCTGACGGTACGTTGCGACGCTCAACTGGATGTCTGTGGCGACGGTCAGCAGGCGCTTGCGCAGTTGGGCAGGAAAACTTATGGCCTGGTGATTGCTGACCGTGAGCTGCCGGGTGTAGGTGGTCTGGATCTGTTGCGCACTGTGCGCCAACGCCGCGCGGTTGCAGCGCAGCCATTTATTTTGTTGAGTGCACGTAATGACAGCGCCAGTGTGCGCGAAGCCTTGCCGCTGGCGCCAACGGCTTATCTGACCACACCCTTGGATATTGCCGGCCTGACCAGGCGCCTCAAGAGCCTGCTGCTCTCGGCGGGGCAAGAGATTTCGTGTGACGTACCGGCACTGGCGCCAGGCATGACCCTCAAGCGTTTTCTGGAGCAGCGCCGCGCGTCTTCCGATGGCGCGCCGCTAAGAGTGGATGCGCAATCGGCGCTCAAGGGCAGCCTCACGCCTGAAGGGGTGGACCTGGCACGGCTTGAGCAGCAAGTACGCACCGATCCACAAATTACGGCGGTGCTGATTGCGGCCGCCAACAGTGCGGCGCAGCACCTTGTGAGCCCGGCCCAGACCCTTGCGCAAGCCATGCAGCGGCTGGGGCCTGCGCAAAGCGTGAACCTGGTCCAGGGGCTTACTCTCAAGTACAGCGCGCAGTTGAGCGATCCTTGCCTGGCGGACTACGCCGAGCGTTACTGGGCGTTGTCCCAGCGTGCGGCAGACTATGGCCGCACATTGGCAGGCATGTTGAATCTGGATCAGGAGCGTTGTTTCTGCGCCGGGTTGTTGCACTGCCTGGGTGATCTGGCCTTGGTGCGTTGCTTGCAGGAGTGGCGCCAGGCGGGTGGGGAGCTGGATACCCAGGCTATTGATGCCTCTCTGGCCGAGTTTGGCGCAGCCTATGGTTCAGCCTTGCGCACGCGCTGGCGATTGCCGCTGGAGCTGCGGGAGTTGATTGCGGCGATGTATCACCTGGGTGGCGGGGTGTACTCGCGAGAAGCGCTGGTGATGAACCTGGCGGCGCAAGTGGCCAATCTGGAGTCGGAAGAGGGGATTGCCGAGGTGGCCGGCGGGAAGACGGCGCGCTTGTTGCGGGTGGGTATGTCGCAGCTTTCGCAGTTGATCAAGAGCCCCTCACCCTCTCCCGGAGGGAGAGGGGACTAA
- the gabT gene encoding 4-aminobutyrate--2-oxoglutarate transaminase, whose product MSNKTNASLMKRREAAVPRGVGQIHPIFAESAINATVTDVEGREFIDFAGGIAVLNTGHLHPKIIAAVQEQLTKLTHTCFQVLAYEPYVELCEKINAKVPGNFDKKTLLVTTGSEAVENAVKIARAATGRAGVIAFTGAYHGRTMMTLGLTGKVVPYSAGMGLMPGGIFRALYPCELHGVSVDDSIASIERIFKNDAEPKDIAAIIIEPVQGEGGFYVAPKAFMARLRELCDKHGILLIADEVQTGAGRTGTFFAMEQMGVTADLTTFAKSIAGGFPLAGVCGKAEYMDAIAPGGLGGTYAGSPIACAAALAVLDVFEEEHLLDRCKEVGERLVTGLKAIQAKHPVIGDVRALGAMIAVELFEGGDSHKPNPTAVAQVVAKARDKGLILLSCGTYGNVLRVLVPLTSPNEQLDKGLAIIEECFAELA is encoded by the coding sequence ATGAGCAACAAGACCAACGCATCCCTGATGAAACGCCGTGAAGCCGCTGTTCCGCGCGGTGTTGGCCAGATCCACCCGATTTTCGCCGAATCGGCGATTAACGCCACCGTTACCGACGTTGAAGGCCGCGAGTTCATCGACTTCGCCGGCGGTATCGCGGTACTGAACACCGGTCACCTGCACCCGAAAATCATTGCCGCCGTTCAAGAGCAACTGACCAAGCTGACCCACACCTGCTTCCAGGTACTGGCTTACGAGCCTTACGTCGAGCTGTGCGAAAAGATCAACGCCAAGGTCCCGGGCAATTTCGACAAGAAAACCCTGTTGGTCACCACCGGTTCCGAAGCCGTTGAAAACGCCGTGAAAATCGCTCGTGCCGCAACTGGCCGTGCCGGCGTGATCGCCTTCACTGGCGCATACCATGGCCGTACCATGATGACCCTGGGCCTGACCGGGAAAGTCGTACCGTACTCGGCAGGCATGGGTCTGATGCCAGGCGGTATCTTCCGCGCGCTGTACCCGTGCGAACTGCATGGCGTGAGCGTGGATGACTCCATCGCCAGCATCGAGCGCATTTTCAAGAACGACGCCGAGCCTAAAGACATCGCTGCCATCATCATCGAGCCGGTACAGGGCGAAGGTGGTTTCTATGTGGCGCCGAAAGCGTTCATGGCCCGTCTGCGCGAGCTGTGCGACAAGCACGGCATCCTGCTGATCGCGGATGAAGTGCAAACCGGCGCTGGCCGTACCGGCACGTTCTTCGCTATGGAACAGATGGGCGTAACGGCCGACCTGACCACTTTCGCCAAGTCCATCGCTGGCGGCTTCCCGCTGGCCGGTGTGTGCGGCAAGGCCGAGTACATGGACGCCATCGCTCCAGGCGGTCTGGGCGGCACCTATGCCGGTAGCCCGATTGCTTGCGCAGCAGCGCTGGCGGTACTGGATGTGTTTGAAGAAGAGCATCTGCTGGACCGTTGCAAGGAAGTCGGCGAGCGCCTGGTAACCGGCCTCAAGGCTATCCAGGCCAAGCACCCGGTGATCGGTGATGTGCGTGCGTTGGGCGCGATGATCGCGGTCGAGCTGTTCGAAGGCGGCGATTCGCACAAGCCAAATCCGACGGCAGTGGCACAAGTGGTTGCCAAGGCTCGCGACAAGGGTCTGATCCTGCTGTCGTGCGGCACTTACGGCAACGTCCTGCGCGTACTGGTACCGCTGACCTCGCCTAACGAGCAATTGGACAAAGGTCTGGCCATCATCGAGGAGTGCTTCGCTGAACTGGCGTGA